One window of Sphingobacteriales bacterium genomic DNA carries:
- the thpR gene encoding RNA 2',3'-cyclic phosphodiesterase: MKRLFLSIPFTSKINHAILLKLKLFPEYKWIASENLHLTVHFIGETRAEDIALITRKVIAITHYIPPFDLVFKETKVVLNSNRGPMIWLTFKEVEPLNTMANLISEVLSNSPEHQFYPHITLLRMSEQKGNDIIAKQLVNRLQIEPFSISVRQIELWESIQTEQGRKYLSLVKFELKG, translated from the coding sequence ATGAAAAGATTATTTCTTTCAATCCCGTTCACATCAAAGATTAATCATGCCATTTTACTAAAACTAAAGCTTTTTCCGGAATATAAATGGATTGCATCTGAAAATCTGCATCTCACCGTCCATTTTATTGGAGAAACCCGGGCTGAAGATATTGCTTTGATAACCAGAAAAGTTATAGCTATTACACATTATATACCTCCATTTGATTTAGTTTTTAAAGAGACGAAAGTAGTGCTAAATTCAAACAGAGGGCCAATGATTTGGCTGACTTTTAAAGAAGTTGAACCTTTAAATACTATGGCTAACCTGATTTCTGAAGTATTAAGCAACAGTCCTGAACATCAGTTTTACCCTCATATCACCTTGTTGAGAATGTCCGAACAAAAAGGAAATGATATCATAGCGAAGCAACTCGTTAATAGGTTACAAATTGAGCCATTTTCTATTTCCGTTCGACAAATTGAGTTATGGGAATCAATTCAAACGGAACAAGGCAGGAAATATTTAAGCTTAGTCAAGTTTGAATTAAAGGGGTAA
- a CDS encoding SDR family oxidoreductase → MAQFSEPMLKDNALSGKVIIVTGGGTGLGRSMSKYFLELGAKVVITSRKLPVLEESASELRTETGGEILAIPCDVRQYEQVEQVLAATIQTFGKIDVLVNNAAGNFISPTERLSPRAFDTVVDIVLKGSYYFSLATGKHWIEKEIPGTILSIVTTYAWTGSGYVVPSACGKAGVLALMRSLAVEWGKYGIRCNAIAPGPFPTPGAWDRLFPEPLRKKFNPEKKVPVGRVGEHQELANLAAYLVSDFSAFVNGEVVTIDGGEWLKGAGEFNYLEMLNNDMWDDLSTMMKGK, encoded by the coding sequence ATGGCACAGTTTTCAGAACCTATGTTAAAGGACAATGCATTGTCTGGGAAAGTTATCATTGTAACCGGAGGAGGAACCGGACTTGGCCGCTCAATGAGCAAGTATTTTCTCGAATTGGGGGCAAAGGTGGTCATTACCAGCCGCAAGTTACCTGTCTTAGAAGAATCGGCTTCCGAACTTCGCACAGAAACCGGTGGAGAAATACTTGCAATTCCCTGCGATGTTCGTCAGTATGAACAAGTCGAACAGGTTTTGGCAGCAACGATACAGACATTCGGCAAAATTGATGTTTTAGTTAATAATGCTGCCGGAAATTTTATCAGCCCGACAGAACGGCTATCGCCTCGTGCTTTTGATACCGTGGTGGACATTGTGTTGAAGGGTAGTTATTATTTTTCGTTGGCAACGGGTAAACATTGGATTGAAAAAGAAATTCCCGGAACTATATTGAGTATTGTTACAACTTATGCCTGGACCGGGTCGGGATACGTTGTTCCATCGGCTTGTGGCAAAGCGGGAGTATTAGCATTAATGCGTTCGTTGGCGGTGGAATGGGGTAAGTATGGAATTCGATGCAATGCTATTGCACCGGGTCCTTTTCCAACTCCGGGTGCATGGGACAGGTTGTTTCCTGAACCTTTGCGCAAAAAGTTTAACCCGGAAAAAAAAGTACCCGTAGGACGCGTAGGCGAACATCAGGAACTCGCCAATCTTGCAGCATATTTGGTCTCAGATTTTTCAGCATTTGTCAATGGAGAGGTCGTTACCATTGATGGCGGTGAATGGTTGAAAGGCGCAGGCGAGTTCAACTATCTCGAAATGCTGAACAACGATATGTGGGACGACCTTTCAACAATGATGAAGGGAAAATAA
- a CDS encoding tetratricopeptide repeat protein, whose protein sequence is MAVNFYKTAIGLLTILLVSHLNAFSLIAQSLNSGEQKKETQASVETENNQNFLLGRKKMESGEFAVARAYFTIATEELPGSWVVRLELGKAHYALNDFKSAVSEFDQAIKFNNQIAESFNERGKAKAALNKRSDALSDFAEATRIDPGFKEAYENSAAIALKTGNYNDAIAFYDRLIEQNPNYATAFYERGKLKAAMGSYDGAVADFKQSIKIDSKYSSVYYSKEKATAISDTLQAIIEQSRVAIGMMKMSDGDYQNAISDFTEVANRFPKNKLAFYQRGLAYSLLNRPTDAIADFDKAAQIDYKYSDLYFQRGKCKNDIHDYIGAQKDIDNYLTLVPNQKDALVLRGEIKTNLKNYPAAILDFDQAISLDPQFSLAYVDRGVAKMFNGDNQSALTDFHAAIGIDPQNPVSYYKRGLAKSTLLDYNGAIADFKKAIELQPSYKYAVLHLGITQAALSNHLEAIATYEKALTLDQQFREAYYQRGLSKMARKDYLGAIVDFETAIGIYSDYAQSYFASASARTEIGDLTGAIVDYDKYIELMPNHAEAFYRRALVRKSIKDNQNSLSDFTKALTLDTKFADAFFQRGLLYNSSGNYSAALDDFNKVILLRPTDVPALMERGKIRVLVENYSKAILDFDEIIRLEPSNLTAYLQRGHVKLKTGKFTDAINDYNSVISRDSKNADAYASRAAAKSAMKDYPGALLDYDKAIDLEPTNTLAYSNRANTKVETGDLKGAIADLNTLNKLAPNNHEVYFQIASLQYAIGEYTEALENYNKAIEYDKKNKFAFFYRGVSKANLNKHQWAISDFDSAIKLDKKYLYAYHKRAGSKTQVGDYKGAIEDFTTVIKIDNSFGSSYLRRAEVHALTANHTQAIKDFTSAIKTQPDNPSAFAGRGKSKAGIRDFEGAVKDFSKVIELKKDDLSAYSNRGNLFAALKRYDEALTDFNKIIELDPNNKMAYSNRGSVKAAMKNYQAAIADYDVAISIDNQFRSGYSNRAQYKAELGEYEASIADFDEALDLDPKYKLAYYNRGAAKYSINDFSGAIEDFTAVVDLDPEDIDAFNSRANARVANGDFENAVTDFNRVLELNRDFETAYVNRKKTRIQIKEVVTDAATPEELKLYNMLLSGLSKVAMGEYAAAEKIYDEVIGLNPEYKLAYFNKGILKNTVGQHVDAIANFTKAISIDDKYAAAFNYKGRVHADMNDFKSAILDYSQAIAIDSTFKIAYNNRGLAKAALGNHIGAIADYDLALKFSPQYKSAYNNRALSKAAIKDFESAIADYDKIIALDPQYKLAYNNRGIAKIALSSYGSAITDFDRAIEIDPKYEAAFNNRAVAKSGMGEFDAAIADFDALLQLNPKHESAYESRGSALLAMEKYAAAIADFTHAIKNNPNNKSAYYNRAIAKHNLNDFKGAVDDLSKTIDIDPNFTAAYNQKGKAYTALEKPSEAIKEFNKAIQLDPKFTMAYYNRAIARRSADDLKGAISDYKQTIELDPYFVDAYNNRGTVRMKLGEFVDALYDFDKVVELDPTHKMALFNRALIKDNFGEHRDAIVDFGRVLSLDENYADAFTARGNAKVKIKDYKGAITDFDKAISLSPKSGEAFYGRGNARFKLEDLAGSCSDWQMALTLGYRQASEKEKAHCK, encoded by the coding sequence ATGGCAGTAAATTTTTACAAAACCGCTATTGGGTTGCTTACAATTTTGTTGGTTAGCCATTTAAATGCTTTTAGCTTGATTGCTCAGAGTTTAAACTCGGGCGAGCAAAAAAAGGAAACCCAAGCATCAGTTGAGACTGAAAACAATCAAAATTTTTTGTTAGGTCGCAAAAAAATGGAATCCGGTGAATTTGCCGTAGCCCGAGCTTATTTTACCATTGCCACCGAAGAACTGCCCGGTTCATGGGTTGTCAGATTGGAACTCGGCAAAGCGCATTATGCCTTAAATGATTTTAAAAGTGCAGTCAGTGAGTTTGATCAGGCAATAAAATTTAACAATCAAATTGCCGAATCTTTTAACGAAAGAGGTAAAGCTAAGGCTGCATTAAATAAAAGATCGGATGCACTATCTGACTTTGCCGAAGCCACAAGAATTGATCCCGGTTTCAAAGAAGCTTATGAAAACAGCGCAGCGATTGCTCTGAAAACAGGGAACTATAACGACGCAATTGCATTTTACGATAGACTTATTGAACAAAATCCTAACTACGCTACTGCATTTTATGAACGTGGAAAGCTAAAGGCCGCAATGGGCAGTTATGATGGAGCAGTTGCCGATTTTAAACAGTCTATTAAGATTGATAGTAAATACTCTTCTGTTTATTATTCAAAAGAGAAAGCTACTGCTATTTCAGATACGCTTCAGGCAATCATTGAACAGAGCCGGGTTGCAATTGGTATGATGAAAATGTCGGATGGAGACTATCAAAACGCAATTTCCGATTTTACGGAGGTCGCTAATCGTTTTCCAAAAAACAAACTTGCATTTTACCAACGTGGGCTTGCTTATTCGTTGCTGAACAGACCTACGGATGCGATAGCTGACTTTGATAAGGCTGCCCAAATTGACTATAAATATTCCGATCTGTATTTTCAAAGAGGAAAATGTAAAAATGATATCCATGATTATATAGGAGCACAAAAAGACATAGACAATTACCTGACCTTAGTGCCTAATCAAAAAGATGCTTTGGTTTTGAGAGGTGAAATCAAAACCAATCTTAAAAACTATCCGGCTGCAATTCTTGACTTTGATCAGGCTATCAGTTTAGACCCTCAGTTTTCATTGGCTTATGTAGATAGAGGTGTTGCCAAAATGTTCAACGGTGATAATCAGTCGGCATTAACCGATTTTCATGCAGCAATTGGGATTGACCCTCAGAACCCGGTTTCTTATTATAAAAGAGGATTAGCAAAATCTACATTGTTAGATTATAACGGAGCAATTGCTGATTTCAAAAAGGCAATAGAACTACAGCCTTCCTATAAGTATGCCGTACTTCATTTGGGAATTACACAGGCTGCACTTTCCAATCATTTAGAGGCCATTGCCACGTATGAAAAAGCCCTGACATTAGACCAACAATTTCGGGAGGCTTATTATCAACGTGGATTGTCAAAAATGGCTCGTAAAGATTATCTTGGAGCAATAGTTGATTTTGAAACAGCAATAGGCATTTATTCTGACTATGCACAGTCTTATTTTGCATCTGCATCAGCACGAACTGAAATTGGTGATTTGACCGGTGCCATCGTTGATTATGACAAATATATTGAGTTGATGCCAAATCATGCTGAAGCTTTTTATCGTCGGGCTTTGGTTCGCAAATCTATCAAAGACAATCAGAACTCTTTAAGTGATTTTACTAAGGCCCTGACTTTAGATACAAAATTTGCCGATGCCTTTTTTCAGCGAGGATTGCTTTATAACAGTTCCGGCAACTATTCTGCCGCATTAGACGATTTTAACAAAGTTATTTTACTTCGTCCAACAGATGTTCCTGCTTTAATGGAACGCGGGAAAATCAGAGTTTTGGTTGAAAATTATTCGAAAGCAATTCTGGATTTTGACGAAATAATCAGACTTGAACCTTCCAACCTTACTGCTTATTTACAACGGGGACATGTGAAACTAAAAACAGGAAAGTTCACAGATGCGATTAACGATTATAATTCGGTAATTTCCCGAGATTCAAAAAATGCGGATGCCTATGCCAGTAGAGCTGCCGCCAAATCAGCAATGAAAGACTACCCCGGTGCTTTGCTTGACTATGACAAAGCCATTGATTTAGAACCCACAAATACTTTGGCTTATAGCAACCGGGCAAATACGAAGGTTGAAACCGGCGATTTAAAAGGAGCTATTGCCGACCTTAACACACTCAACAAACTTGCTCCCAATAATCACGAAGTATATTTTCAGATTGCAAGCCTTCAATATGCCATTGGAGAATATACTGAAGCATTGGAAAACTACAATAAAGCCATTGAGTATGACAAGAAAAACAAATTTGCTTTCTTTTACCGTGGTGTGTCTAAAGCAAATCTAAACAAACATCAATGGGCAATCAGCGACTTCGATTCTGCCATTAAACTTGACAAGAAATACCTTTATGCTTATCACAAACGAGCCGGAAGTAAGACTCAGGTAGGAGATTACAAAGGTGCTATTGAAGATTTTACCACTGTCATAAAAATAGACAATAGCTTTGGAAGCAGCTATCTACGCCGTGCCGAAGTACATGCTTTGACCGCCAACCATACACAGGCAATCAAGGACTTTACTTCCGCCATAAAAACTCAGCCCGATAACCCATCAGCTTTTGCAGGAAGAGGTAAAAGCAAGGCAGGAATCAGAGATTTTGAAGGAGCGGTGAAAGACTTTTCTAAGGTGATAGAGTTAAAAAAGGATGATTTAAGCGCATACAGCAACAGAGGTAATCTATTTGCTGCCCTCAAACGTTATGACGAAGCATTGACTGACTTTAACAAAATCATAGAGTTAGATCCTAACAATAAAATGGCATACAGCAACCGCGGCAGTGTAAAAGCAGCCATGAAAAACTATCAGGCAGCTATAGCCGATTACGATGTTGCGATTTCTATTGATAATCAGTTTCGTTCCGGATATAGTAATCGTGCTCAATATAAGGCTGAACTCGGGGAATACGAAGCTTCGATTGCAGACTTTGATGAAGCGCTTGATTTAGATCCTAAATATAAACTCGCCTATTATAACAGAGGTGCTGCAAAATACAGCATCAATGATTTTTCAGGTGCCATTGAAGATTTTACCGCCGTTGTTGACCTTGACCCTGAAGACATTGATGCTTTTAATAGCCGGGCCAATGCAAGAGTAGCAAACGGCGACTTTGAAAATGCAGTTACAGACTTTAACCGGGTTCTCGAACTAAACAGGGACTTTGAAACCGCTTATGTTAACCGAAAGAAAACCCGAATCCAGATTAAAGAAGTGGTAACCGATGCAGCAACTCCGGAAGAACTTAAACTATACAACATGTTGTTGAGCGGTCTGTCAAAAGTGGCTATGGGAGAATATGCCGCTGCCGAAAAAATCTATGACGAGGTTATCGGGCTTAATCCGGAATATAAACTGGCTTATTTTAATAAAGGTATTTTGAAAAATACAGTAGGTCAGCATGTTGACGCTATTGCTAATTTTACCAAAGCTATTTCAATTGACGATAAATATGCGGCGGCTTTTAATTACAAGGGAAGGGTACATGCAGATATGAATGACTTCAAATCTGCCATCTTAGATTATTCACAGGCAATAGCAATTGATTCCACTTTTAAAATTGCTTACAACAACAGAGGACTGGCTAAGGCCGCTTTGGGAAATCATATCGGAGCTATTGCTGATTATGATTTGGCACTTAAATTTTCACCCCAATATAAATCTGCCTACAACAACCGTGCCTTGTCTAAAGCTGCTATTAAAGACTTTGAAAGCGCTATTGCAGATTATGATAAGATTATAGCCCTTGACCCACAATACAAACTTGCATATAACAACCGGGGAATCGCTAAAATTGCGCTCAGCAGCTATGGTAGTGCAATTACCGATTTTGACCGCGCCATTGAAATTGATCCTAAATATGAAGCCGCTTTCAATAACCGGGCTGTTGCAAAGTCGGGAATGGGTGAGTTTGATGCGGCGATTGCAGATTTTGATGCCTTGCTTCAACTAAATCCCAAACACGAATCTGCTTATGAAAGCAGGGGTAGTGCGTTGTTGGCAATGGAAAAATATGCGGCTGCTATTGCTGACTTTACCCATGCCATTAAAAACAACCCAAACAATAAATCTGCCTACTACAATCGTGCCATTGCCAAGCATAACCTCAATGATTTTAAAGGAGCTGTGGATGATTTATCTAAAACAATTGACATTGACCCTAACTTTACCGCTGCCTATAATCAGAAAGGCAAAGCATATACAGCACTTGAAAAACCCTCCGAAGCCATCAAAGAGTTTAACAAAGCGATTCAGTTAGACCCAAAATTCACTATGGCTTATTATAACCGTGCCATTGCCCGACGAAGTGCAGACGACCTGAAAGGCGCAATTTCCGATTACAAACAAACCATAGAACTTGACCCTTATTTTGTGGATGCTTACAACAACAGAGGCACTGTTCGCATGAAGTTAGGCGAATTTGTAGATGCCCTTTATGATTTCGACAAAGTGGTTGAATTAGACCCGACCCATAAAATGGCTTTGTTTAACCGCGCCCTGATTAAAGACAATTTTGGAGAACATCGGGACGCTATTGTTGATTTTGGCAGGGTGCTTAGTTTAGACGAAAACTATGCAGATGCTTTTACTGCCAGAGGAAACGCTAAAGTTAAAATCAAAGACTACAAAGGTGCAATTACCGACTTTGACAAAGCCATTTCCCTTTCTCCTAAATCGGGTGAAGCCTTCTATGGAAGAGGAAACGCTCGGTTTAAACTCGAAGACCTCGCCGGTAGTTGTTCCGATTGGCAAATGGCTTTAACCTTAGGCTATCGTCAGGCTTCAGAAAAAGAGAAAGCGCATTGTAAATAG
- a CDS encoding toll/interleukin-1 receptor domain-containing protein → MPSLENKINLYIAYDEADTEFKEELVEHLSFLRREGLIEIWHKQKIEAGENMEERRKQELDKAQVILLLISSDFVNSDEIYENEVVVSVERHRQERSRVIPVIVRECLWKTGLLSNLSPLPVGGKAVNNWQDRDAAFKNIVSEIQKVIAGFTLQEGELKFEPIIPNNQKSNKITFKKAIVPGLLALVIGFFAVFFGLYFNGPYKSDAIDRDKILEKLQGDWVNPKTTDNFIHRIILRGDTVEVYSLGNNEELYWGGQKLEIINPRKSRVQYNGFSFEIETMMSTYQDTLVESLVAIYSFDTTGIFNIRNSRLYKQETLSLIAMNMKINNPPLPSDTPVYVLNKEKLVNLNELEITPRMLIDNGALTKDTTQTKIRPEVVRDAQLRRAAYLNSFKVQPEINLNTNALSDTGTIKVKDNLFKEVIKPNPESEVKPQIIKRE, encoded by the coding sequence ATGCCTTCTTTGGAAAACAAAATCAATCTATACATCGCTTATGACGAGGCCGACACTGAGTTTAAAGAAGAGTTGGTCGAACATCTCAGTTTTTTGAGGCGTGAGGGATTGATAGAGATTTGGCATAAACAAAAGATTGAGGCCGGTGAAAATATGGAAGAACGCCGGAAACAAGAACTTGATAAGGCTCAGGTCATTTTACTGCTGATCAGTTCTGATTTTGTTAATTCTGACGAGATCTATGAAAACGAAGTAGTGGTGTCTGTTGAAAGACACCGGCAAGAGCGCTCACGAGTTATACCGGTGATCGTTCGTGAATGTTTGTGGAAAACAGGGCTTTTGTCAAACCTGTCTCCGCTGCCTGTGGGTGGCAAAGCGGTTAATAATTGGCAAGACCGCGATGCTGCTTTTAAAAACATCGTTTCTGAAATTCAAAAGGTAATTGCCGGCTTTACGCTGCAAGAAGGAGAATTGAAATTTGAACCCATCATTCCCAACAATCAAAAGAGCAATAAAATCACCTTTAAAAAAGCGATCGTTCCCGGTTTGTTAGCTTTGGTTATTGGGTTTTTTGCTGTTTTTTTTGGTTTATACTTTAACGGCCCTTATAAATCCGATGCAATTGATAGAGATAAAATATTAGAAAAACTACAGGGCGATTGGGTTAATCCAAAAACTACCGATAATTTCATACACCGGATTATTCTTCGGGGCGATACGGTCGAAGTTTATAGTCTTGGCAATAATGAAGAACTGTATTGGGGTGGTCAAAAACTCGAAATCATTAATCCCCGCAAAAGCAGGGTTCAATATAACGGGTTTTCGTTCGAGATTGAAACGATGATGTCAACCTATCAGGACACATTGGTTGAGAGTTTGGTTGCTATATATTCGTTTGATACCACAGGCATTTTTAACATCAGAAACAGCAGGCTATATAAGCAGGAAACCCTATCTTTGATTGCCATGAACATGAAAATCAACAATCCCCCGTTACCGTCAGATACTCCGGTATATGTTTTGAATAAAGAAAAACTCGTTAATCTGAATGAATTGGAAATAACACCAAGAATGTTGATTGATAACGGAGCTTTGACAAAAGACACTACTCAAACCAAAATCAGACCGGAAGTAGTACGGGATGCTCAACTCAGAAGAGCAGCCTATCTCAACAGCTTTAAGGTTCAGCCTGAAATAAATTTAAACACCAATGCCTTATCTGATACCGGAACCATAAAAGTGAAGGATAATTTATTTAAGGAAGTCATTAAACCAAATCCCGAATCTGAAGTTAAACCTCAGATTATTAAAAGGGAATGA
- a CDS encoding class I SAM-dependent RNA methyltransferase, whose product MIAKTAQGLEEVLAGEIANLGAKVTFKGNRVVHFLADKAMLYKANLYLRTAFRIMLPVASFSANSPDELYRLAFKTEWEKYFSTNDTFAIDFTIHSPLFPHTQYAALKLKDAIADRFRSNFNNQRPSVNTHEPDFLIQLHISGNKVNLLLDSSGQSLHKRGYRTFQVEAPLNEVLAAGMVLLSGWDGQTLFLDPMCGSGTIAIEAALIQRNIAPGIFRERFGFQSWRDFDGKLWKEIVADALRQSKPSPDSPIYASDILNSAVKKAKENAQNAGLPDIHFFTADFLDNKAVIDELSGVIFINPPYGERLQPYEINNFYQEIGNTLKRHYKNFTAWILTGHLEGLKHIGLQTSRRITLFNGPLECRLVEYKLY is encoded by the coding sequence ATAATAGCAAAAACCGCACAGGGGTTAGAAGAAGTTTTAGCCGGTGAAATTGCCAATCTTGGCGCAAAGGTAACTTTTAAAGGAAATAGAGTAGTTCATTTTCTTGCGGATAAAGCAATGTTATACAAAGCGAATCTATATCTAAGAACTGCCTTCAGAATTATGTTGCCGGTTGCCAGTTTTTCAGCAAACAGTCCCGATGAATTGTATCGTCTGGCATTTAAAACAGAATGGGAAAAATATTTTAGTACAAACGATACGTTCGCTATTGATTTTACGATTCACTCCCCTTTGTTTCCACACACTCAATATGCAGCTTTAAAATTGAAAGATGCTATTGCCGATCGCTTTAGAAGCAATTTCAACAATCAACGCCCTTCAGTGAATACTCACGAACCTGATTTTTTAATTCAATTACATATTAGTGGAAATAAAGTAAATCTACTTTTAGACAGTTCAGGCCAATCACTACACAAAAGAGGGTACCGTACCTTTCAGGTAGAAGCTCCGTTGAATGAAGTGCTTGCAGCAGGTATGGTGTTGTTAAGTGGGTGGGATGGACAAACCTTATTTCTCGATCCAATGTGCGGTTCAGGTACAATTGCCATAGAGGCTGCTTTAATTCAAAGAAATATTGCCCCCGGCATATTTAGAGAACGATTTGGTTTTCAGTCATGGCGTGATTTTGACGGGAAATTGTGGAAAGAAATAGTCGCAGATGCTCTTCGTCAAAGTAAACCTTCTCCCGATTCTCCAATTTATGCCTCAGATATTTTGAATTCAGCGGTTAAAAAAGCAAAAGAAAATGCTCAAAATGCAGGACTGCCGGATATTCATTTTTTTACCGCCGATTTTTTGGACAACAAAGCTGTGATTGACGAGTTATCCGGGGTTATTTTTATAAATCCACCTTATGGGGAAAGATTACAACCTTACGAAATCAATAACTTTTACCAGGAAATTGGCAACACATTAAAAAGACATTACAAAAACTTTACTGCCTGGATATTAACCGGGCATCTTGAAGGATTGAAACATATTGGGTTACAAACTTCCCGACGTATAACCTTGTTCAATGGCCCTTTAGAATGCAGATTGGTTGAATACAAATTATATTAA
- a CDS encoding metallophosphoesterase family protein, whose protein sequence is MQRIGILSDTHGYLDERILHYLEPCDQIWHAGDIGNLTVTDDLKQLKPLKAVYGNIDNHIIRLEFKEDEFFTCEGVKVLMTHIAGKPPKYVPRVRNLILTHQPDLLVCGHSHLLLIARQPAFNNLLHINPGAVGRSGFHKVRTLIRLSIDNQRIYDVEAIELGRK, encoded by the coding sequence ATGCAGCGAATAGGTATTTTGTCGGATACACATGGTTATTTAGACGAGCGCATTTTACATTATTTGGAACCTTGTGATCAGATTTGGCATGCCGGAGATATCGGCAACCTTACTGTAACCGATGATTTAAAACAATTAAAGCCGTTGAAAGCAGTTTACGGCAATATTGACAATCATATCATCAGGTTAGAATTTAAAGAAGACGAATTCTTTACCTGTGAAGGTGTTAAGGTCTTAATGACCCATATAGCAGGCAAACCGCCAAAGTATGTGCCAAGAGTGCGCAATCTTATCCTCACTCATCAACCCGATTTGCTGGTTTGTGGACATTCTCATTTATTATTGATTGCACGACAACCCGCTTTTAACAACTTATTGCATATCAACCCGGGAGCAGTCGGCAGATCGGGTTTTCACAAAGTGCGAACCCTGATCAGATTGAGCATTGACAACCAACGGATATACGATGTAGAAGCAATAGAATTGGGAAGAAAATAA
- a CDS encoding Crp/Fnr family transcriptional regulator, producing MEAYFDFFNQIHPIEKHSFELLKASVKTVSFNKGEMIIVPGQVARNCYFVLTGVQMSFFETESNSHVLAFTYNPSLCSIPESFLNQSESKCYLKALTKSSMAEISYETLQQLFNQSQDIERLFRKLTESILAGMINRHIELQALSILERYQSFCNRSPHLLQLVPHKYIASYLHINPTNFSKLYNNVKI from the coding sequence ATGGAAGCATATTTTGACTTCTTTAATCAGATTCACCCAATTGAAAAACACTCTTTTGAGCTATTAAAAGCAAGCGTAAAAACAGTTTCATTCAATAAAGGAGAGATGATAATCGTTCCCGGTCAGGTGGCAAGAAATTGTTATTTTGTGCTTACCGGGGTTCAAATGTCTTTTTTTGAAACCGAAAGCAATTCACATGTTCTGGCGTTTACTTACAACCCAAGTCTATGTTCAATACCGGAATCTTTTTTAAACCAAAGCGAATCCAAATGTTACCTCAAAGCTTTGACAAAAAGTTCGATGGCTGAAATCTCTTACGAAACCCTTCAACAATTATTTAATCAATCGCAGGATATTGAGCGCTTATTCAGAAAACTCACTGAAAGTATCCTTGCAGGGATGATAAACAGGCATATTGAATTACAAGCGTTAAGCATTTTGGAAAGATACCAATCATTTTGCAATCGAAGTCCACATCTTTTGCAATTAGTACCTCATAAATATATCGCTTCTTATCTTCACATCAATCCGACAAACTTCAGCAAACTGTATAACAATGTCAAGATTTAA